In the genome of Ziziphus jujuba cultivar Dongzao chromosome 10, ASM3175591v1, the window tatataattatcatgaGTGGCAGTACTAGTAATGGTAATATTACTAGCAGTGGTAGTATTAAGTATTCCAAGATGAATACCAGTACCACCATCAACAGAAACAGTAGCCAAAAGCATTCATTTGGATGGTCCGTAGATTTACCAGATCAACTTGATCTTATTGCAGCCTCGAAAACAACCCATTTACAGCAATCTTCTTCTCCCATATTGATGGTACTGCGTAGGAACTGCTCAGTGTCATCTTCATCAGCAACTACCAGTATTACTGGTAGTGGAGGATTCCAGTCTGCAGTGAAGAGGGCGTTTTCCATGAGAAGATCTTCATCCGTCTCTGCTGAGAGATACTCTAGGATTAATATTTATGAGGAGgatgattatgatgatgatgatgatcatcatcatcatcatcatcatcataatcataTTCATGATCATGGTGACGCAGACACTACTTGTCCTAATAAAGCATCTCGTTCATCATCTGTAAGCAACAAAGAGATTTGCAGCAGGGGATCAGGCAAAGGCAAGATCCTTAAAGCCTGTAAGCGTCTACTTTTTGGACTCTAAATTGATCCAAAAAGAAGGTTTCTGTTTCTGGTTAGATTCGTGTCAATTTTATTATGAGAATTGGTGTCTAGTACTGGTAGTAACTTCCTAACTGGCATGGAATCTCGAAATGTTACTACTTTTTCTTCGTTTATATTTGCCATaaaatttattctcttttttttttttttttttttttttttttggaatctgCAACAGCCAACAGCTAGCTGATGTGATCATGTGTTTGGTTCTTGtgataataattatcaatttaatgTTGGTatctatatatttgttttaattttatatccaTCAGATATCAGCCAGggaaaaccaaaccaaatatacttcattactattatttttattataaagctGTAAGCAAGCATATAAATATGATTGTATTTGTGCGAGGAAATAGGAAATAGCTAGCTAAGAAGACAcggattttaattttgaaaaaaatccaATGAAGACGGCCAATTTTattgttggggggggggggggggggggggggggggggtagtGGACGCGTGTTGCTAAATGCATATGCCAACTTCTAAAATGTGAATGTATCTATCCTTTTGTGCTTTCCATGGCATTTTGGATCATTCATACATAATCCAAAATTGGGCTGAAAAAATTAACGGAATTACCTGAATTGCCAGAATTGGAAATTCCTTCCTTCCTTCCATCCGTGTAATAATCTTCTatcatcaatatcaatatcctcCATAAGGGGTTAAAaagttgtttttgtttgtttgttttttttttttttttttttttaaaaaaaaaaaaaaaaaaaaaaaaaaaggggcatcAAATTAATGGCAGGTGAGGCTGAAGGCGCCGGGGAGGAGTACCCGTCGTCATCATCATCGCCAAAGAATAGGGTTAAGTTCTTATGCAGCCATGGCGGCAAAATCCTACCAAGGCCTTCCGATGGCCACCTCAAGTACGTCGGCGGCGACACCCGTGTTGTTGCTGTTCCCCATGACATCACTTTCTCAGGTCTCTCCCCCAcacttgcaaatatatatatatatatatatatgcattatgtACCAAACATGCAAAAATGTCCAATACAACAATATTAATTGAAAATGGATTTCTTCCTCGTCTTCTCAACttcattttgtatattatatCTTCTAAACTTATTCCTCTGTAATACCGATAATTAGAAATGGCTTTATTGGATATATAGAGTGTTACTTTCTACATATTATCTAAAGTCTAAAATAAACACGAGTCAGAAAAAAGGCACCAGCAAGTAAGCATTGAAGGCGTTGGAACGGATTATGTATGTGCACAGGATAATGGCAGTCTGCAGATTCAGAGACAAATAGTAGAAATGGCGAATGAATGTAGTTGGCTGCTAATTCCTTGAAAAGAATAAATCTAACTTGATCATTTTCGTCCACATAATTTTATGGTATTACTTGCCCTCATGTGAGCATGCATAGGTAGATGGAATTCTTTCCGCATAACAAACACAAAATGGTTCAAGACGTTTAGCATTAGCATCATCCATAATCTggttcatctatatatatatacacacacacatatacatatattatataattccaCTGGGGAATTCTGTTGATCTCTTGATCTGTCTTCTTGTAATGGTTCAAATACACAAATGCACAGATCTAATGGAGAGGCTGACCTCACTATTTGAAGGGGATATGGTCCTCAAGTACCAGCTAATCTCTGAGGATCTGGACACCTTGGTTTCTGTGAGAACCGATGAAGATTTGAAGCATATGCTCGATGAATATAACCGTCAAGAAAACCGAGGCACCCCAAGGCTCCGCACCTTTTTGTTCCCCTCGAAGCCAACCATCTTGGACAATCAAGCTGCCTTCTTGGAACCCCGAGCACTTGAGCTACGATACGTGGATGCCGTCAATGGCATAATTCGTACAAACAGCAGACCAAAACTCACTCCTATTGATGTGAATTGTTCCAGCTTTAGCATTTCGTCTGCCTGTTCTTCCCCAAATTCCCCTTCCCCCAGAGGTGCTCTATGTGACCAACTTGGTAGAGTAACGTCGACCATGCATAAAGTCCAAAGCTCTCCCAGTCTATGCAGTCTTGACAACTTTCAGCACCATACCAATCACAATCATCTTCAGCAGCATTATAATTACCATTACCACCACCATCATGGTTTTGGCAACCAATCACAGAGACCACCCTTAGATCTTCATAAAGAACGCCTGGCTTCCTCTTTATCCATGGGGAGGAGCCTGCACATGGGGCATAGCTCTGGACATGGCCATGGCCATGGCTATGGCTTAGCTCACTCCACAAATAGACACCACAGAGGGAGTAGTGGAGGGTGCACCAAGTGCGGCTATCATGATGATCAATGTCCTCTCTACGGATGTTCTAGAGTTGACAGAGCAGATAGTCTACCACGAAGCCCCAGAAAGACCTTATGGGAGTAGCAAAAATTTAAAAGGGCACGAATTCATTCTGATCCACTCATTTTCTTCGTTCCTATACTCAATAATTGTATTGTATCGCTTTAATATGAACTTGCTGTATCCGGCTGCCACTATTGGTGGTGTTTAGGTTTGTTTTCTCATTCATATATACAGAAACGTGAAACCGTGTTTGTCCAACATGTAATATATGAGGACCAAAAGGCCAATCTAAAACTTCATCAATCTTAATGAGTATATCAAAATTATCTGAACAATGTCCATTGAACTTTGAACACACCATTTCCGTTTCGCTATGAAAGGCTACTTAGTACTACCACAGCTTCCTCTAAATTTCTAATAATCCTTTTCGTTCtccacaaaacaaaaatgaagtcAAAGAAACCAGAATACCAGATCCAATCCCGCAAAATTAATTCTTATACACATTTACCACTTAAGGAAAATATAACTGATTAAAACAAGAATGGTCCCCCTATCTTAGCTTTATATGCCTCACTTGCTGTCGGTGAAATCTGCGTCAATTACATCTCCATCACCATCAGGCCCCTTGCCTGATGCCTCCGAAGGTCCAGGTTCACCACCAGCAGCAGGCCCTGCACCACCACCAGGTGCACCTGGCTGGTTGTATAGAGACTGCCCAAGCTGCATGACTTCCTGATTAAGAGCAGCCATAGCATCCTTTATGGCTTGGGTAGAGCCCCCTGAAATCGCATCTTTCAGCTCCCCAAGTTTTGCCTCAACCTTCTCTTTAACCGGACCAGGAACTTTGTCTCCCAGCTCCTTCAGCTGCTTTTCTGTCTGGTAGACAACCGAGTCTGCCTGGTTCTTAGTATCAATGGCTTCTCTCTTCTCTTTATCCTCCTTTGAAAATTTTTCAGCCTCCTGAACCATCCTTTCTACCTGCATATTAACAATAATTACTCAGTTATTACTCTTATACTTGATACTACAAAGACGGTCTCCCATCATAGATTAGAAGTACTACAGCTTCTCTGTAATAAAGCACCAACACATCACAAATCATAGTGAGCTACAGAATGAACATTTACCTCATCACTGGGCAATGTGCTAGCACCAGTTATGGTGATGTCTTGCTTCTTCCCCGTGCCCTTATCAACAGCAGTGACTGAAAGGATGCCATTGGCATCAATGTCGAACTTGACCTCAATTTGGGGAACTCCACGTGGCGCAGGTGGGATGCCATCCAACCGAAAGCTGCCAAGAGATTTGTTGTCCCTAACAAATTCTCTCTCACCTTGAAGCACATTAATCTCCACACTTGTCTGCGAATCTGCAGCTGTTGAGAACACCTCTGATTTTGAGGTGGGTAGAGTTGTATTCCGTGGGATGATTTTCGTCATGACACCACCCAGGGTTTCCAAACCAAGTGACAACGGTGTTACATCCAAAAGCACAATGTCACTAACATCTCCAGCCAGCACGCCAGCCTAGAATCAGGAAAACACGCAAAATGGACGAAAAAAGGGGATCATTGActcaaaaatcacataaaaagtTTCGCTTGAGTTAACTTCAAAATTGCTTCAAAGAACAGGGCTGGATTTAACACATCATTAAGAAGATATTTGTAAAAAGATTTACATATAATACTACCAATGGCATGGTTGAACATAGACCCACCTGTACAGCAGCCCCTAGAGCAACAACTTCATCAGGATTGACTGTAACGTTCGGTTCTTTCCCAGTCAGCTTCCTCACAAGCCCCTGAACAGCAGGGATACGTGTTGAACCACCAACAAGAATAACTTCATCTATATCTTTGATGGAGAGTTTTGCATCCCTCAAGGAATTCTCAACTGGTGTTTTAAGCCTAATAAGATGATTGTAAATATGACAGTTAActtagaggggaaaaaaaatataacagtgTACAGAAGGGGCACAAAACCTTACTGGAAGCTTGAGACAACATCATGTACCTGTCAAGAAGATCCGAGCACAGCTCCTCAAACTTGGCCCTCGTGAGGGTGGTCTCAATGTGCTTGGGGCCATCTGCAGTGGCAGTGATAAAAGGCAAACTGGAAGACAACAAGTATTATCAATAGAGCTCCAGAAAACTAGACTTAGATTAGAaaatgtacacatgtcacccactgctaaagaaaaaaagaaaaaaaaaaacatagatatACCTAATATTTGTCTGAGTCAACGATGACAGCTCCATTTTGGCTTTCTCAGCTGTCTCTGTTAGACGCTGAAGAGCTTGTTTGTCCTTCAGCAGATCTATTCCTTCATCTCGCTTGAAATTCTCAGCAAGCCAATCAACTATCCTCTGCATTGATTATGTAATAGTTTAGAACAATGGTCGTCACTGCTCAAGTCTCAACACCACACAGGTGGGAAAAACTAATCTACCAGAATTCAATAAACTAACAATTATAACCTTATCAAAGTCATCACCACCCAAATGTGTATCTCCAGAAGTAGATAGCACTTCAAACACTCCATCACCGACCTCCAGTACTGCAGCATAGCGACAAGTTAGTAGAATTCCTTAATGGGAAAAAGTCGTAAATCATGCTTCATCTAATAACAACTCCGGATGATTTTCACCAACCTGATACGTCAAAAGTACCACCTCCAAGGTCAAATACCAAGATGGtttcattattctttttttcaaacCCATATGCCAATGACGCAGCGGTAGGTTCATTTATAATTCGAAGAACTTCTAGACCAGCAATTCGACCAGCATCTTTGGTTGCAGTCCTTTGAGAGTCATTGAAGTATGCAGGCACCGTGACCACAGCTTTAGTTACTTTGTCGTTCAAGAACTTTGAAGCATCATCCACGAGCTTTCTCAGAACctaaaataatgacaaaaagaTGTCAGTGTACTCAGTCAGTCGAAAATCATTGGTGTGTGGAAAACAAACACCATTTCGGAAAAAGAACCAGACATGTTAGTTTATTTGGATAAAAACTAATTATGAAAACAAATGTCAACAATAAGTCATATAAGGTGGCATGGCAGAGTACATATGAATAAACTAAATCAAAGAAATCGACTATATCAACagatgaaaagaataaaataaaaaataaaaaataaaaaaaggtagaTAAAAACGCTTAATATGCATCGTATTTGTACGCATAGGCCAGGCCAACAGGAATAaggtttatcaaaataaaatcttataGCAACAACAAAATGAAATGACAAAGTCTCCAAAGTAGACGCATTTAGGTTGCCATTAGGAGCAAACTAAACCAATAACACAGTATAAAAAGCAAGCAAAAAAAGATGGTATCATCATTCATAGTTTGATGCTTACCTGAGCGGAGATTTCTTCGGCGGCAAATTGCTTGCCAATAGCAGGGCAGTCAAGCTTGACATTCCCATTCTCATCCCTAACGACCTTGTAGGAGACCTGCTTGGACTCTTCGTCGACCTCGGACATCTTCCTGCCAATGAACCTCTTGACGGAGAAGAAGGTGTTCTCCGGGTTCACCACGGCCTGGCGCTTGGCAATCTGACCCACCAGTCTATCCCCATTCTTGGTGTAAGCCACCACAGACGGCGTCGTTCTCTGACCCTCGGCGTTGCTCACTATGGTGGGCTTTCCGCCCTCCATAGCCCCCACTGCCGAGTTGGTTGTTCCCAGATCGATACCAACTACCTTCTCGTTCACCACCCGAAGGGGTCCCACGCTCCTGGCGGCCTTGTAGTTGTTGGTATTCAACCTCAGGAAGGCCGAGCGTGGAAAACCCCCAAAGTACGACGCCGTACTCCCCCCGAGGAACACCGTCCTTGTGGGTCTTCTCAAATTGGGATTGGGCTTCCTGTAAGACCCAGGGGCCGCCGCACCAAGAACATTGATTTGAGCGGTGGAGGAGGCCATGGTCAAATTCAGAATGCTTCAAAAGCCCTAACCcttactctctttttttttttttttttttttgggactgcTGCTAGTGCTAAATCCAAATCCAATATATCCCAGAAGATACTACTAccaaatggaaatggaaatggaaattaaaattaaaattgaaatgctCTCGCTCGCACGCACAGAGCAGGAGTCGTAGAGATACTCGAGCAGATAAGAGGCGAATCAAAACGAGCGCGAGAGCGAGATAGCTAAGGGTTTTTGGGGGAACAGAAATAGCAAGAGTGAGGGTTACATGTTGCCACGTGTTTTTTTCTGGAAtgatctttgattttttttccatgatGCGTTTCTGGCCGCCGGATTTCAGCTGGTGGAAGATTCGAGGTTCTTCTGTAAAAGCTTTGaattacaatattattaattattaaattattaccaATATACATTTACAATTGAATTGTTAAGTTGTCAAGTGCTATTAtttctgttctcttttttttttttttttcatatatacatacataatatttaatagaaaagagaaaaggagTTGTTCAATATTTATCAGATAACTGAATTGGTTCCTAACAAAAGATAATTAAActaattgattatattgaaaGTAAGTTGAACAAGATCCTTTTTAAAGGCTATAAGTTAAATAAGATCCTTTTTAAAGGCTTCAAAAACTagaaattaatatcataaactATTTCAATAAACAGCCAATTACCAAATCAGTTATTGTTTTCTCTTCTAGAGTGCAAGCAATGTTACTTGTCGTGAAATGACAATgccaatgtttatatatatatatatatatatgtatatatgatctAACAGCTTAGCTCTACTAAATAATAAGCTAACATGTATACAATGCGTTTAGTTTAAGTAATaatagagcatatattgtttcGTTTTTGCTTTACTTATTAAAAACTGGACTTCATAATAACCACGCTTCCATATCTTTAATCTTTATATCTTCACCAACAGTTGCCTGCCCGTGGGATTCACAGTTGAGTCTTTGAACAAATATACAAAAACCACCTTCATCCGAATACAAATTCAAAACTCACAATTTTCTA includes:
- the LOC107412543 gene encoding uncharacterized protein LOC107412543 produces the protein MAGEAEGAGEEYPSSSSSPKNRVKFLCSHGGKILPRPSDGHLKYVGGDTRVVAVPHDITFSDLMERLTSLFEGDMVLKYQLISEDLDTLVSVRTDEDLKHMLDEYNRQENRGTPRLRTFLFPSKPTILDNQAAFLEPRALELRYVDAVNGIIRTNSRPKLTPIDVNCSSFSISSACSSPNSPSPRGALCDQLGRVTSTMHKVQSSPSLCSLDNFQHHTNHNHLQQHYNYHYHHHHGFGNQSQRPPLDLHKERLASSLSMGRSLHMGHSSGHGHGHGYGLAHSTNRHHRGSSGGCTKCGYHDDQCPLYGCSRVDRADSLPRSPRKTLWE
- the LOC107412565 gene encoding stromal 70 kDa heat shock-related protein, chloroplastic, with translation MASSTAQINVLGAAAPGSYRKPNPNLRRPTRTVFLGGSTASYFGGFPRSAFLRLNTNNYKAARSVGPLRVVNEKVVGIDLGTTNSAVGAMEGGKPTIVSNAEGQRTTPSVVAYTKNGDRLVGQIAKRQAVVNPENTFFSVKRFIGRKMSEVDEESKQVSYKVVRDENGNVKLDCPAIGKQFAAEEISAQVLRKLVDDASKFLNDKVTKAVVTVPAYFNDSQRTATKDAGRIAGLEVLRIINEPTAASLAYGFEKKNNETILVFDLGGGTFDVSVLEVGDGVFEVLSTSGDTHLGGDDFDKRIVDWLAENFKRDEGIDLLKDKQALQRLTETAEKAKMELSSLTQTNISLPFITATADGPKHIETTLTRAKFEELCSDLLDRLKTPVENSLRDAKLSIKDIDEVILVGGSTRIPAVQGLVRKLTGKEPNVTVNPDEVVALGAAVQAGVLAGDVSDIVLLDVTPLSLGLETLGGVMTKIIPRNTTLPTSKSEVFSTAADSQTSVEINVLQGEREFVRDNKSLGSFRLDGIPPAPRGVPQIEVKFDIDANGILSVTAVDKGTGKKQDITITGASTLPSDEVERMVQEAEKFSKEDKEKREAIDTKNQADSVVYQTEKQLKELGDKVPGPVKEKVEAKLGELKDAISGGSTQAIKDAMAALNQEVMQLGQSLYNQPGAPGGGAGPAAGGEPGPSEASGKGPDGDGDVIDADFTDSK